A genomic stretch from Lathyrus oleraceus cultivar Zhongwan6 chromosome 2, CAAS_Psat_ZW6_1.0, whole genome shotgun sequence includes:
- the LOC127123934 gene encoding protein MAIN-LIKE 2-like, giving the protein MSLLWMGESHRGTATNIVEYEDDRFRVHLHTYIQPNAVIILYLELAGFANVAKIAILKVDSKLIVALLERWRPETHTFHLPTGECTITLEDVSMLLDLRINGKVVNGPTNVINDVYMENLGIEPTTSDKNGASVKIVWLEAIRVTIYYILLGYL; this is encoded by the exons ATGTCTTTGTTGTGGATGGGCGAATCACACCGTGGGACGGCGACAAACATTGTCGAATAC GAAGACGATAGGTTCCGGGTccatttgcatacatacattcaacCAAATGCGGTTATAATACTGTATTTAGAACTAGCCGGTTTTGCAAATGTGGCCAAGATTGCAATTCTAAAAGTAGATTCTAAATTAATTGTTGCATTGTTAGAGAGATGGAGACCTGAGACACATACCTTTCATTTACCAACGGGTGAATGTACTATCACTCTAGAGGATGTGAGTATGTTACTCGATCTCCGAATTAATGGTAAAGTTGTTAATGGCCCAACAAACGTAATCAATGATGTTTACATGGAGAATTTGGGCATCGAACCAACAACTTCAGATAAAAATGGGGCTTCTGTCAAAATTGTTTGGTTAGAAGCC ATAAGAGTCACAATTTATTACATTCTTCTTGGTTACCTTTAG